CCGGGGAGCACGAAGTTGAACCACAGCGCGTAATCGGCGGTGAACCATGCGGTGAGCAGGTTCTGACCGCCGTTGTGGAAGGCGAGCTTGGCTTGCACGCACGCGGTGTCGTCCGGCAGCCGGGAGAACGCGACCGCGGCGCGGCGCAGTTGCAGCGGATCGGGATTGTCCTCGGCGTCGTAGATGGTGATGATCTCGCCGGTGGCGAATTCGAGTCCGAAGTTGCATGCCTTGGGTTTGGTGCGCGGATCCGACGGCGGCACTTCGAGAATCGTCATGCCGAAATCGGCGCTCATCCCGCGCGCGGCCTCCACTGTCGGTGTGTCGTCGGCCTCGAGCAGCAGCAGTACCTGCAATTTGTCCCCGGGATAGTTCAGGGCTCCGATATTGGTCACCAATTGGGTGATGATGTTCGGCTCGTCGTAGGCCGGGACGAGCACGGTATACGTCGGTAGCCGGGAATCGGGGAAGGCCAGCGCCTCCTCGTCGGAGACGCGGATGATGGTGCGCCCGTCGAGTCCGCGATAGAACAGGATCAGGCGGTCGACGAGCGTCCACACGTAGAAGAAGGTCGACAGGAACGTCAGCGTGATCAGGGTGGGGAGGGGAAAGACGATCGCGCACCCGATCGTGACGACCAGCGCGGCGATCAACACGGCGCGCTGCCAGGGGTAGAGCACCACGGCGGCCGACGCGTCCGGATGTGCTTCGCGCAGACCGTGAATCGCCTTGTGCAGGGCGGCCTCGACCCCGGGGGCGGCGCGACTGTCGTTCTCGCTCACCATTTCTGCACCTCGACCAGTTCCCGGCCCAGGGTCTCGACCAGATCGCGGTCCTTGAACTCCGAGCGCGTATCCGATACCGCCGCCACCCCGCGGAACATCAGCTCCAGGAATTCGCCGACATTGCCGGTCGGGGAGGGCACCGGTTCGGGGAAGTAGGCATCGGGTTCGTGATTGTCGACCGTGACGATGGTGACCCGCTGGATCCGCTTGTCGGCGCGGGCCCATTCGAAACTCAGGTTGGTCCAGGTCAGTAGCAGGTTGTCGTCGACGACGGTGGACATGTCGGCGGTGATCCCGCGGCCGACGTCCACCGGTACCGATTCGCTGATCCGGCCGTGGGACAGGTCGTAACTCATCCGTATCGGCGTGACCTCGAGGGCTACCGGATTGCTGACGGTCAGCACATCGATCTGCGCGGTTCGATTGCGCCCCAGTGAATCCCACTGCGGATCGGGTTCCCGGGTGCGGATGGTCTGACGCACCAGGGAGGCATCGCGGGAGGAGAAATAGTGTCCTGCCCAGTCGTAGGGCTCGACCGACAACTGGACCCATCCCGCCGGGACGACCAACCCCGGATCACCGGTCCACGGTGGTCCGGCCGCTGGTTCGGAGGTGGCCTGCGCGGGCAGCGGGATGAGCGCGAACAACGCACAGGCGACGGGGACCAGGATGGCGGCGCGCAGTGCGCGCGGCAGCGACACCGGGCGCGCCGCGCCGATCGAGCCCGACCGCCGCGTTCGTGCGACCGCCCACCAGGCGGTTCCGACCGCGACGGTGACGATGGTGGCGACCAGTTGTAGGACGAAGGTCACCGGCTTCGGCTGTATCGCGATCGCGATCGCCACAGCCCCCACGCCCAGGCAGAGACCGAACAGGATCAGCGCGCCGCGGCCCCGGCCGCAGGCGAAGGCCACCGCCGCCGCCGAGAAGATCACCATCGCGAAGCCGTAGGCGAAGCGCCCACCGCCCAGCGCGACCGCCAGCACCCGGTACACCAGCGGACATGCCACCAGCGCGAACACGACCACCTGCCAGTACGTGGTGACCGGTCGCAGCCCGAACAGCAGGATCACCGCGAAGACGACGAACAGCCAGGCCGCGAGGACATCCAGGTTCAGCAGAAAGTAGTAGGGGGTCAAGCGCGGCACCAGCATTCGCTCGACCGACAGCGCGATCACCAGCACGACCAGGCCGACGATCACATCGGTCTGGCGATCCTGGATCAGCGGGCCGCGCCGCGGCCGATGGGCCACGCCGAAGCCGACGAGCGCGGCCAGGATCGGGATGAACACGATGTAGCCGATCGAGCCACCGTCGACGGCCGATTTCCACACGCTGACCCAGGTCTGCCAGAACCCGGCGCCGGTCGCGGCCGCGATGAGCGCCCAGCGCCACGCCGCCGCGCGGGTATTCATCGGGTACTCCGCCGCCATGCCACGATGACGGCGATCAGTACTCCGAGTGCCAGCAGCGCCGCGGCGATCACCAGCACGGTCACCGCGGTCGAGGACAACCCCGAGGAGGTGGAGGTCTTCGAGGTGCTGTGCGGCAGGCTCAATTCCACCGGATCACGCCCGGGCACCGTGAAGATCAGATCGCCGGAGAGATTCGCCCATCCCGACGACTGCGCATCCAGCCACGCCAGCGTCCGATCCAGTTCCGCCGGACCGGAGTCGGAGGTCGCCACCAGCAGTTCGCGCTCATTCTGGTGGAGCGTCTGGATCGAGGCGTACTTCTCGAACGCGTCGACCTTGATCTCGGTGGTGCCACCGTCGGGGTGGGTCAGGCGCACCGTGTTGTTCGTCGACACCGACAGCGGCAGTGTGATGCCGTCCGGTACCCGGCCCTGCCCTGCGATGAGGATCGCCGGATGGGAGGAATCGGTGGCCTCCGACATCGTCACCCACCGTGGATCCAGTCGGGTCGAGGTGAGCCGCTGCTGTGCGGCGATCAGGGTGATCGCGCGCGCGGCGTCGTCGTAGCCGTGGCCGTCGGCGGCGACGTTCACACTCGGCAGCAGCGCCTGCGGCAGCGCCTGGAACCCGAACGGCGGACCGCTCGGTGACGCCTCGCTGGTGACCTGCGATTCCGGGAAGATCGTGAGCGTCAGTGGCAGGTCCAGGCCGCAACCGGCGGTACCGCCGGTGGTCTGCAGTGTCACCGCCACGGTGGTGGTGCGAGCCAGGACATCGTCGGGGATGTCGATCCAGCGCTGGATGCGGCCGGAGCTCTCGGCCGCCCAGCTGGTCACGACCCGGTCGCCGACCATCACGGTGAGCAGCCCGCTCTGGGTCGGCGGCGGCGGGGTGTAGGTGCCGGACAACAGCACCCGGATGTTGTGTGCGTTGCGGCCGAGATGGGTTTGGTCCACACCGAATTCGACCGACACCTGTCCGTGGGAGGTGGCGCTGAGCGTGCCCGCGCCGAGCTGCCCGAGGGTGGTGCTCGCGGGTGCGAGGACCGGCGGCTGGTCGATGGAACCGGCCACCGCGCCGGTATCGACGGCGACCGCGGAGACATCGCTGGTGATCAGCCGCGCCTGGTCGATGAGCGCCTCGCCTTCCCCGGTGACCAGCAGTGCGGGCGGTCCACTCGGCATCGGCGTCAGATTCGTGCCCGCGCTCGGCCCGCGCCGGATGACGACGGTGCGATCGAAGGGGCCGTCCGGCTCGGCCGGCGTGTTCGAATTTCCGGCCAGTGCTTCGGTGACCACGCGGACCGGCTGGGTGCCGTAGTGCGCGACGACGGCGGCATCGAGTTGCAGGGCGGCGTCGATTTCCTGTGCGTCGGGCTGCGCGGGAATCGCGATCCGCAGGCGCTGCAGCAACGGTGGGAGGAAGTCGGCGATGACGGTCGGCAGTTCCGGGGCGCCACTGAATCCGAATCGCAGATTCCGCAGCACCACGCTGTGGTCGTACCAGACGTCCGGGCACAGGCCGTCGCGCGGAAGCAGTGATACGTCGAGGGTGATCGACGCCGCCTGGCGATCGACCGGGATGCCGGTCAGCGGCAATGTCAGCGGTACCGACGTGGCCGGGCCCGCGGGCAGTTCGGCGCGGGCCGAGGTGAGATCACCGGAGCGGGCCTCGATCCAGCCGCGGGCGACATTGGCGGGCATATCGACCTGCAGGCTCAGGGTGGACGGTGTCAGCCCGGGCGGGACGGGGATGGTGAGGGAGCGCTGGTCCTGGGTGCCGCGCAGGGCCACCGTGTCGCCCAGTCCGAGCGCGCGTGAATCCACGACCAGCGGTGTGTCATTCGATGTCGCCGCGGGCGGTTGTGCCACAGCGGATATCGGGATGAAGGTCAGCAGCGCTGCCCCGGCCGCAACGAGATTGAGCAATCGCTTGGCTATAGGCATCGGCGGCCCTCTCGTGGATCAGCGAACGCACACTTTCCGAACACAGGCAGCGGGGACGGGTGGCCGTCGATGCGGTCCCGGTGGCCGGGTTGCCGCAAACCGGACGCATGGGATCCGTCCGACCCGGATGCTACTGGTGGAGTGCTGGTTTCCGGGGCGCAACGCCGTCGATCGCTGGATCCGGAGCCCGGTGAGCGGCCAACGGCGGTCGTTCGGGCGAACGGTACTGCAGGCGGAATGGCAAACTAAGGGTGATTATTGCTGTTGATTAGCTACTGTGCGAGGGGTGGATACGGTAACGATCATCACGCGCCGTGTCTTCGGCGAGCGACCTCGCCGGACCGCACCCTCGGCGCGAGATCGGCGAATGCGACGCCGGCAGCGGGGATGCCGATGAGCGAGGAACCGACGCATCCCGATCCGATGACGGCGGCGCGGACCCGGCCCGCGGGCTCGGTGGCGGCCGCACTCGTCGCGGCCCTGCGGCCGCGCCAGTGGGTGAAGAATCTCCTGGTGCTGGCCGCGCTCGTGCCTGCCGGAAAGAATGTCGTCACCGGTGAGTACATCGTCGACGCGGCGGCTGTCGGCCGGGTCGCGGTGGCTTTCGCGGTCTTCTGCGTGGCCTCATCGGGTATCTATCTGATCGCCGACACGGTCGGCGCGTCATCCGATCGCGCGAATTCCGCTCGCCGCTATCGACCGATCGCGGCAGGACTCGTGCCGGCACCGGTGGCCTGCGTGCTGGGGGCCGTACTACTCGCCGCGGCGGTCCTCGTCTCGCTGGCCGTGTCCTGGCAGCTCGCCTTCGTGACCGCGATGTTCATCGCGATGCAGTTGTCGTACTGGCTCGCGCTGACCGAAGTCGCGGTCATCGACATCTGCCTCGTCGCCGGAGGATTTCTGGTGCGAGCGATCGCGGGCGGCGTCGCGGCCGAGGTTCGGTTGTCGATGTGGTTCCTGTTGGTGACGGCCTCGGGATCGGTTTTCGTCGCCGCGGGAAAACGCTACGCGGAGTTGATGATCGCCCGCGACACCGGTGCTCGGATGCGTGCCTCGCTGCAGTACTACACCCCCACCTATCTGCGCTTCGTGTGGACCATGGCGGCGACGGCTCTGGTCGTCTTCTACAGCCTGTGGGCCTTCGAACCCGCCCGCTCCGACAGCATCTGGTTCGAACTGTCGCTGATCCCGTTCACCATGGCCGTGCTGCGCTACGCCGTATCGATCGACGGGGCGGAGGCAGACGAACCCGAGGAGATCGCCCTGCACAGCGCCCGCCTGCAACTGCTGGCCCTGGTGTGGATCGTGGCGCTGCTCATCGCCGTCTACCACTGACCGGGCGTCGGACCGATCGTCGTCGCGGCGGCGAAGGGGTGAAGCCGGGCAGCGGGGCGATGGGTCTTCGACCGCGCTGCCCGGCTTCGGGGTTGTGACGTGCGCGGTAGCGGCTAGGTCACAATCCGCAGGGGGTGTTCGATCAGGTCTTTCAATTGCGCGAGGAATTGCGCGGCCACCGCGCCGTCGATCGCGCGGTGATCCGCGGACATGGTGACGCGCAGGATCTTCCGGCTCACCACATCGTCACCGTCGAGCCGGAGTTCGTCGGTCGCGGCGCCCACGGCCAGGATGGCGCATTCGGGTGGGTTGATGACGGCGGTGAAATGTTCGATGCCGTACATGCCGAGATTGGAGATGGTGAAGGTACCGCCGCTCATCTCCTCGGCCCGCAGTTTGCGATCGCGTGCCCGCCGCGCCTTGTCCAGGGTCTCGGTGGCGATGGCGGACACCGGTTTGAGATCGGCGTCGCGGATCACGGGAACCAGCAGACCGGCGGGGGTGGCGACCGCGACGCCCAGGTGAATTCCCCGGTGCCGCAACAGGGTGTCCCCGCCGAAGGAGACATTGACGGCCGGGTTCGCCCGCAGGGTGACAGCGACAGCCTTGACGAGCAGATCGTTGACGCTGACCTTGCCCGCCCCCGCCTCGGCCAGCGTCTCGTTGATCCGCGCGCGGAACGCCAGCAGATCGGTCACGTCGATCGCGCTGGTCAGGTAGATGTGCGGCGCGTGTTGTTTGCTCTCGGTGAGCCGTACGGCCGACACTCGCTGAATGCTGGTCAAGGGGATCTCGTCGTAGTCGCCGGCCACCGGGACCGTGGCGGTATCGACGGCCGCCGACACCGGAGTCTCCGGCGTGTGGCTCTCCGGAACACCGGAAACGGTTGCCGTGTGCGCGGTTTCGACGTCGTGACGAGTTACCCGCCCGCCGGGGCCGGTTCCGGTGACAGCGGTGATGTCGACACCGAGCTCGCGAGCGATCTTGCGGGCCAGGGGTGAGGATTTGTGCCGGCCGTCGGGTGCGGTGGCCGCGGGTGCGGCCGGTGACGGCGCCGCGGCCGCGGTGGCTGCCGCACCGGTGGGCGCCGGGGTCGTGTCGGCTCCGCTGCCGTCGCCGACGACGGCGATCGGCTCACCGATGGGAACGCGGGTTCCCACGACGGCGATGATCCGTTCGAGGACCCCGTCGTCGTAGGCCTCGAGTTCCATGAGGGCCTTGTCGGTCTCGATCTCGGCGAGGACTTCGCCGCGGGTGACGGTATCGCCGACCTGTTTGAGCCAGTTCGCGACGACGCCGTCCTCCATGGTGTCGGAGAGCCGGGGCATGGTGATGTCGGGCAAAGGGATTCCTCTCAGCGTCGCTTACCCACGGCCGCAAGGGTTTCCACCGCGGCGGTGTAGAGCGAGTCGACAGACGGCAGCGCCAGCTTCTCCAGTGGTTTGGCGTAGGGCAGCGGCACCTCGGCCATGGCCACGCGGCGCACCGGCGCATCGAGATAGTCGAAGGCGCCGTCGGAGATCGAGGCCGCGATCTCGGCGCCGATACCGTAGGTGAGCCAATCGTCCTCACCGATGACCGCGCACCCGGTCTTGCGCACCGAGCGGATGAGAGTGTCGCGATCGAGCGGACGCAGACTGCGCAGATCGATCACCTCCGCCGAGATGCCCTCGGCCGCGAGTTTCTCCGCGACCTGGGTGCACACGGTGGCCATGCGCGAGTAGCCGATCAGGGTGATGTCGGCACCCGGACGGGTGACAGCGGCCTTGCCGATCTGTGCCGGCGGCAGATCGTGCGGCACTTCACCTTTGGTGTTGTACAGCGACAGGTTCTCCAGGAACAACACCGGATCCTCGTCCTCGATCGCGGCCTCGAGCAGGGCCCGCGCGTCGGCGGGGGTGCTGGGTGCGACGACCTTGAGGCCGGGGACGAAGGCGTAGTACAGCTCGATGTTCTGCGAATGGGTCGCGCCCAGCTGCTGTCCGCCGCCACCGGGGGTGCGGATCACCATCGGCACACTGGTCTGCCCGCCGAACATGCCGTAGATCTTGGCGGCGTGGTTGACGATCTGATCCAGTGCCAGCAGGGAGAAGTTGATCGTCATGATCTCGACGATCGGGCGCAGGCCGAGCATGGCGGCGCCGATGGCCGCCCCCACGAATCCCTCCTCGGCGATCGGGGTGTCGCGCACCCGCTTGTCGCCGAACTCGTCGAGCAGTCCGGCGGTGATCTTGTAGGAGCCCTCGAAGACGCCGATCTCCTCACCGATGAGGACGATGTCGTCGTCGCGCCGCATCTGGTCGCGCAGGGTCTCGCGCAGCGCTTCGCGATAGGTCATGACAGGCACAGGGTGGTCCTCAGGCGGTGAAGAGCGGATCGGCGGGCAGGCGGCGGGAATCGCCGGGCACCGGGGTGGCGTAGTTGTAATCGAACAGGCTCGACGGTTCCGGATGCGGGCTCGCGTCGGCGAACTCCACCGCGGCCGCGACCTCGGCGGTGACCTCCTGTTCGATGACGGCGGCCGAATCCTCGGTCAGGACACCGGCGTCGAGCAGCGCGGCCTGCCAGCGTGTGATCGGGTCGTGCTCCCGCGCCACCGACACCGCTTCGCTGGTGCGGTATTTCGCCGGATCGACCACCGAGTGGCCCTTGAGCCGATGGCTCATCGCTTCCAGCAGCGCCGGTGTGCCCGTGCGGCGCGCGGACTCGATGAGTTCGCTCGCCGCGTCGCGCACGGCCAGCACATCGGTGCCGTCGACGCGTTCGCCGCGCATGCGGTAGGCCGCGGCCCGCTTCCACAGATCCGGCTCGGCGGAGGACTTCTCGACGGTGGTGCCCATACCGGTGCGGTTGTTGACCACCAGGAACACGATCGGCAACTTCCACAGCGCGGCCAGGTTCAGCGATTCGTGGAAGGCGCCGATATTGGTCGTGCCCTCGCCCATCTGGCACACCACGACATCGTCGCCGCCGCGGTAGTCGATGGCCAGCGCGGCGCCGACGGCCAGCGGAACCTGGCCGCCCACGATGGCATAACCACCGAGCAGCCGAGTGTCGGTGTCGTACATGTGCATCGAGCCGCCCCACCCTTTGGAGGTGCCGGTGGTCCGGCCGTACAGTTCGGCCATCACGCGCCCCGGCTCGATTCCCTTGGCCAGCGCGTAACCGTGTTCGCGATAGTTGGTGAACAGGTAGTCGGTGCGTCGCATCGCGGCACCGAGCCCGACCACGGTGGCTTCCTCACCCAGATTGAGGTGGCAGTAGCCGCCGATCTTGGCCTGCTGATAGCTCTGGGCGGTGCGTTCCTCGAACCGGCGTACGAACAGCATGTCCCGGTAGAGACGACGGAGGGTGCCGGGATCCTCGGCGGTGACGCGGGACTGCGACGAGGTGGTGTCGGCGGTCCGGTCGACCAGCAGGTCCGCGTTCGGTGCGGCCTGCGGGGCTTCGTCGGCCGCTGGCCGGGCTTTCGCGCGCCGGCCGGACTTGCGTGGGGCCTGCTGCGGGGTTGCGGTAGTCACGGTGGTGCTCCTCAACGCGTGCGGGGCGGGGTGATGTGGACCGGCAGGCCGAGCCCGGTCAGGGCCGCCTCCATGCCGATCTCACCCAGGGTGGGGTGGGCGTGAATGGTGTCGGCGAGCTCGTCGAGAGTCGCCTCGAGCGATATCGCCAGTGCGCCTTCGGTGATCAGATCGCTGGCCGACGGGCCGATGATGTGCACGCCGAGGACTTCCCGATACCGGGCCCCGGCGACGATCTTGCAGAAGCCCTCGGTGTCGCCGAACGATTTCGCGCGCCCGAGTGCGGCGAACGGGAAAGTGGCGGTGACGATCTCGTGTCCGGCCTGCCGGGCCGCCTGCTCGGTCAGCCCGACGCTCGCGATCTCCGGATGGGTGAACGTCGCCGCGGGGATGACCGTGTAGTCGATGCGCGCGTCGTGCCCGGCGACGACGTCGGCCGCGGTCAGGCCCTGATGGGAGGCCACATGGGCCAGCAGCGCCCGACCGGTGACATCACCGATGGCGTAGACGTGCTCGACGGCGGTCCGCAGCCGATCGTCGACGGGGATGAAACCCCGTGCGTCCGTGTCGATCCCGGCGTGATCCAGATCGAGGTGGGCGGTGTTCGGGCGGCGGCCCACACCGATGAGCACGACGTCGGCATCGATCTCCCGAGGCGAGGTTCCACCCACGTCGACGACCAGTCCATCGCCGGCCCGCGCGATGCCGGTGACCGTGGAGCCGGTCAGGATCGTGATGCCGCGCTTGGCGAAGGAGCGGCCCAGGGCGGCGCCGATCTCCTCGTCCTCCGCCGGGACCAGGCGATCCCGCATCTCGACGACGGTCACCTCGGCGCCGAGGGTGGCGAACAGGCTGGCCCATTCGGCGCCGACCGCACTGCCGCCGATCACGACCAGCCGCCGGGGCACCTCGCTCAGCCCGAAGGCGCCGTCGGAGGTGATGACGCCCGGTAGGTCGGCGCCGGGTACGGGGAGCTGCGCCGGCACCGATCCGGTCGCGATGACGACGTCGGTGGCATCGACCGTGCGGGTCGCGGTGGCGGTCGGCGCGGCGCCGTAGCGCGGTCCGTCCGGGAAGATCGGTGACGGACCCGGCTCGAACACCTCGACGGTGGTCGGGCCGACGAATCGGGCATGCCCCTCGATCACGGTGACGCCGTTGGCTTTCAACAAACCCGCGACACCGTTGGTGAGGTCGCTGACGATGCCGTCCTTGCGTTTGCGCACCGCGGCGAAGTCGAGGCGAACGTTGTCGGCGTGGATTCCGAACTCGGCCGCGGCGGTGACGGTGTGGAATACCTCGGCCGACCGCAACATGGCCTTGGTGGGGATGCAGCCCCAGTTCAGGCAGACCCCGCCCGGGCGTTCCTTTTCCACCAGCCCGACCCGCAGGCCGCGCTGGGCCGCACGGATCGCCGCGACGTAGCCGCCGGGCCCTCCGCCCACGATCAAGAGATCGAATTCCGGCACTTGTGGTGCTCCTCGTCCTGGATAAGTGACCCGAATCCGGTTGTGGTGCGGGCCATCAGGAGTGGAGTCTGCTCGGTGCCGGAGGTCCGGGCAATTCCCCGCAAGCCCAGGAATCGGGGCGCAAAATTGGGCGCTGCGCCCAATTCGGAGCCTCCGCCGAGGTAGTGCCGCGGCTCAGTCGTTCGGGCGGCCGAGGAGTTCGAGCGCGGTCAGTGCGAGGGAAAGTTCCAGCTGGCGGCGCTGTCCCTCCAGTGGCCGGCCGAGAAGAGTGGCGGCGCGCTGGAGCCGGTTGATGACGGTGTTGCGGTGGCAATGCAGCAGCGGCGCGGCATGGGCGGCCGAACCGTTCTCGGCCAGCCAGACCGTCAGGGTGTGCAGCAACATATCTCGCTCTTTCGCCGGCAGCGCCAGAATCGGTCCCAGCAGCCGGCGCACCGACAGCTGCGCGAGGTCGGGCGAGCGCAGCAGCAGGGCTTCCGGATAGCGGTCGTCCAGCGAGATGAGAACGCCTTCGGCGGGCGGCGGCACGGTGTCGAGCGCGAGGGCGGCGAAGGTGTGCGCACTGTCGACCTCGGCCAGTCCGGAGACGGTGGGGGACAGACCGGCGCGGCCGCGCACGAGCGGTTCCAGCACCTGCGCGACCTGCTTCGAGGAGTGCTGCTCGAGAGCGACGATACCGACGGTGGAGTCACCGCGATCGTGCCAGACCGAGCGAATTCCCTTGGCCGCCAACGCGGTCTCGGTGCCCAGTCGCAGGGGGTGGGGATCACCGCGCCCGACGACGACGAGGTAGTCGCCACTCGGCGGGATGTGCAACTCCCGGGCGGCGTACACGGCGAATCTCGCGTCGTGGCCGCGACCGGACAGCAGATCCTCGATCAGGGCGTGGCGGCGGCGCTCGTCGCGGCGGACGCGGTCGAGTTCGGTTCCGCGATAGGAGGTGACCAGCGCCGAGGACATTCCGTCGATCACCGCCCACATCGCCGTGCCGGTTTCCCGGAAGTCGGCGGGGGAGATGGCGCCGGCGCGGTCGAGCAACGCTTCCCAGATGATGCGTCCGCCCAGGCGGAAGGTGCGCAGCATGGCCTCCAGCGGCACGCCTTGCTCGGCGCGCTGCTTACCGATCGCCGCGGCGACATCGTCGTGTTCGGCGCCGGCGCCTTTCGCGCCGAGCAGGTCCAGCACCCGGGTCAGAAAACGCCGGCATCCGTCCTGGAGGTCTGCCCTGGTCACCGCGGAGTAGTCGGTCCACTCCGGATTGTCGGTGAAGACCGCTGCCATCAGCCTCTCGGTCAACGCGGGAATGTCGCCGCGACAGGC
The genomic region above belongs to Nocardia spumae and contains:
- a CDS encoding glycosyltransferase, which encodes MVSENDSRAAPGVEAALHKAIHGLREAHPDASAAVVLYPWQRAVLIAALVVTIGCAIVFPLPTLITLTFLSTFFYVWTLVDRLILFYRGLDGRTIIRVSDEEALAFPDSRLPTYTVLVPAYDEPNIITQLVTNIGALNYPGDKLQVLLLLEADDTPTVEAARGMSADFGMTILEVPPSDPRTKPKACNFGLEFATGEIITIYDAEDNPDPLQLRRAAVAFSRLPDDTACVQAKLAFHNGGQNLLTAWFTADYALWFNFVLPGLMRGSSPIPLGGTSNHLRRAVLDRIGSWDPYNVTEDADLGVRIAASGYRTAVLDSTTLEEANSDAINWIRQRSRWYKGYLQTWLVHTRAPVRLWRALGPIGFGRFTTLLAGTPIIACMNMVFWLITLAWILGQPSVIQQEFPAYVYFPALFCLVFGNTAMLYMNLVACRETRHAALIVAALTTPLYWLLMSVAAIKGTYQLISSPSYWEKTVHGLPGSGEGPAEGEPT
- a CDS encoding DUF3488 domain-containing protein encodes the protein MNTRAAAWRWALIAAATGAGFWQTWVSVWKSAVDGGSIGYIVFIPILAALVGFGVAHRPRRGPLIQDRQTDVIVGLVVLVIALSVERMLVPRLTPYYFLLNLDVLAAWLFVVFAVILLFGLRPVTTYWQVVVFALVACPLVYRVLAVALGGGRFAYGFAMVIFSAAAVAFACGRGRGALILFGLCLGVGAVAIAIAIQPKPVTFVLQLVATIVTVAVGTAWWAVARTRRSGSIGAARPVSLPRALRAAILVPVACALFALIPLPAQATSEPAAGPPWTGDPGLVVPAGWVQLSVEPYDWAGHYFSSRDASLVRQTIRTREPDPQWDSLGRNRTAQIDVLTVSNPVALEVTPIRMSYDLSHGRISESVPVDVGRGITADMSTVVDDNLLLTWTNLSFEWARADKRIQRVTIVTVDNHEPDAYFPEPVPSPTGNVGEFLELMFRGVAAVSDTRSEFKDRDLVETLGRELVEVQKW
- a CDS encoding dihydrolipoamide acetyltransferase family protein, which codes for MPDITMPRLSDTMEDGVVANWLKQVGDTVTRGEVLAEIETDKALMELEAYDDGVLERIIAVVGTRVPIGEPIAVVGDGSGADTTPAPTGAAATAAAAPSPAAPAATAPDGRHKSSPLARKIARELGVDITAVTGTGPGGRVTRHDVETAHTATVSGVPESHTPETPVSAAVDTATVPVAGDYDEIPLTSIQRVSAVRLTESKQHAPHIYLTSAIDVTDLLAFRARINETLAEAGAGKVSVNDLLVKAVAVTLRANPAVNVSFGGDTLLRHRGIHLGVAVATPAGLLVPVIRDADLKPVSAIATETLDKARRARDRKLRAEEMSGGTFTISNLGMYGIEHFTAVINPPECAILAVGAATDELRLDGDDVVSRKILRVTMSADHRAIDGAVAAQFLAQLKDLIEHPLRIVT
- the pdhA gene encoding pyruvate dehydrogenase (acetyl-transferring) E1 component subunit alpha, whose product is MTTATPQQAPRKSGRRAKARPAADEAPQAAPNADLLVDRTADTTSSQSRVTAEDPGTLRRLYRDMLFVRRFEERTAQSYQQAKIGGYCHLNLGEEATVVGLGAAMRRTDYLFTNYREHGYALAKGIEPGRVMAELYGRTTGTSKGWGGSMHMYDTDTRLLGGYAIVGGQVPLAVGAALAIDYRGGDDVVVCQMGEGTTNIGAFHESLNLAALWKLPIVFLVVNNRTGMGTTVEKSSAEPDLWKRAAAYRMRGERVDGTDVLAVRDAASELIESARRTGTPALLEAMSHRLKGHSVVDPAKYRTSEAVSVAREHDPITRWQAALLDAGVLTEDSAAVIEQEVTAEVAAAVEFADASPHPEPSSLFDYNYATPVPGDSRRLPADPLFTA
- a CDS encoding cellulose biosynthesis cyclic di-GMP-binding regulatory protein BcsB, whose translation is MPIAKRLLNLVAAGAALLTFIPISAVAQPPAATSNDTPLVVDSRALGLGDTVALRGTQDQRSLTIPVPPGLTPSTLSLQVDMPANVARGWIEARSGDLTSARAELPAGPATSVPLTLPLTGIPVDRQAASITLDVSLLPRDGLCPDVWYDHSVVLRNLRFGFSGAPELPTVIADFLPPLLQRLRIAIPAQPDAQEIDAALQLDAAVVAHYGTQPVRVVTEALAGNSNTPAEPDGPFDRTVVIRRGPSAGTNLTPMPSGPPALLVTGEGEALIDQARLITSDVSAVAVDTGAVAGSIDQPPVLAPASTTLGQLGAGTLSATSHGQVSVEFGVDQTHLGRNAHNIRVLLSGTYTPPPPTQSGLLTVMVGDRVVTSWAAESSGRIQRWIDIPDDVLARTTTVAVTLQTTGGTAGCGLDLPLTLTIFPESQVTSEASPSGPPFGFQALPQALLPSVNVAADGHGYDDAARAITLIAAQQRLTSTRLDPRWVTMSEATDSSHPAILIAGQGRVPDGITLPLSVSTNNTVRLTHPDGGTTEIKVDAFEKYASIQTLHQNERELLVATSDSGPAELDRTLAWLDAQSSGWANLSGDLIFTVPGRDPVELSLPHSTSKTSTSSGLSSTAVTVLVIAAALLALGVLIAVIVAWRRSTR
- a CDS encoding decaprenyl-phosphate phosphoribosyltransferase, which produces MSEEPTHPDPMTAARTRPAGSVAAALVAALRPRQWVKNLLVLAALVPAGKNVVTGEYIVDAAAVGRVAVAFAVFCVASSGIYLIADTVGASSDRANSARRYRPIAAGLVPAPVACVLGAVLLAAAVLVSLAVSWQLAFVTAMFIAMQLSYWLALTEVAVIDICLVAGGFLVRAIAGGVAAEVRLSMWFLLVTASGSVFVAAGKRYAELMIARDTGARMRASLQYYTPTYLRFVWTMAATALVVFYSLWAFEPARSDSIWFELSLIPFTMAVLRYAVSIDGAEADEPEEIALHSARLQLLALVWIVALLIAVYH
- a CDS encoding alpha-ketoacid dehydrogenase subunit beta; its protein translation is MTYREALRETLRDQMRRDDDIVLIGEEIGVFEGSYKITAGLLDEFGDKRVRDTPIAEEGFVGAAIGAAMLGLRPIVEIMTINFSLLALDQIVNHAAKIYGMFGGQTSVPMVIRTPGGGGQQLGATHSQNIELYYAFVPGLKVVAPSTPADARALLEAAIEDEDPVLFLENLSLYNTKGEVPHDLPPAQIGKAAVTRPGADITLIGYSRMATVCTQVAEKLAAEGISAEVIDLRSLRPLDRDTLIRSVRKTGCAVIGEDDWLTYGIGAEIAASISDGAFDYLDAPVRRVAMAEVPLPYAKPLEKLALPSVDSLYTAAVETLAAVGKRR
- the lpdA gene encoding dihydrolipoyl dehydrogenase gives rise to the protein MPEFDLLIVGGGPGGYVAAIRAAQRGLRVGLVEKERPGGVCLNWGCIPTKAMLRSAEVFHTVTAAAEFGIHADNVRLDFAAVRKRKDGIVSDLTNGVAGLLKANGVTVIEGHARFVGPTTVEVFEPGPSPIFPDGPRYGAAPTATATRTVDATDVVIATGSVPAQLPVPGADLPGVITSDGAFGLSEVPRRLVVIGGSAVGAEWASLFATLGAEVTVVEMRDRLVPAEDEEIGAALGRSFAKRGITILTGSTVTGIARAGDGLVVDVGGTSPREIDADVVLIGVGRRPNTAHLDLDHAGIDTDARGFIPVDDRLRTAVEHVYAIGDVTGRALLAHVASHQGLTAADVVAGHDARIDYTVIPAATFTHPEIASVGLTEQAARQAGHEIVTATFPFAALGRAKSFGDTEGFCKIVAGARYREVLGVHIIGPSASDLITEGALAISLEATLDELADTIHAHPTLGEIGMEAALTGLGLPVHITPPRTR